Proteins encoded by one window of uncultured Draconibacterium sp.:
- a CDS encoding LytTR family DNA-binding domain-containing protein, whose product MTRYNAIIIDDEINVQEALKILLQRNCPNVNICGTVGSAGQGRELLRKWDVQLIFLDISMPGENGFDFLASIPKEDYAIIFTTAYEEYALRAIKSNAIDYLLKPIDPEELKEAVTKASSHLDLRHQNQEIQKTYGESLNNLTQQANDGFEYAPKITVIEKFGFQIVEVEKIRYIEADGAYSVIHLSGLEKVVSSKTVGEIEKVLDPSIFIRIHKSTLLNIKYLRGFSSFEGNFAILDDDTQLIISRRKYNEFRDAVDKFSKPID is encoded by the coding sequence ATGACTAGATACAATGCCATAATTATTGATGACGAAATAAATGTACAGGAGGCGTTAAAGATTTTACTTCAGCGCAACTGCCCAAACGTTAACATATGCGGAACGGTAGGATCAGCAGGTCAGGGGCGCGAGTTATTAAGAAAATGGGATGTTCAACTGATCTTTCTCGACATTTCGATGCCGGGGGAAAATGGGTTCGATTTTTTAGCCAGTATTCCCAAAGAAGATTACGCCATTATTTTTACCACAGCTTACGAAGAATATGCACTGCGCGCCATTAAAAGTAACGCAATTGATTACCTCTTAAAACCAATCGACCCGGAAGAGCTTAAAGAAGCTGTAACAAAAGCCTCTTCACACCTTGATTTGCGCCATCAAAATCAGGAAATACAAAAAACTTACGGAGAGTCGTTAAACAATCTCACCCAACAAGCTAACGACGGTTTTGAATATGCACCGAAAATAACCGTTATTGAAAAATTTGGATTTCAGATTGTTGAAGTTGAAAAAATCAGATATATAGAAGCGGATGGAGCCTACTCTGTTATACATTTGTCAGGCCTGGAGAAAGTAGTATCTAGCAAAACAGTTGGAGAGATCGAAAAAGTTCTTGATCCATCAATTTTTATCCGTATACACAAATCGACATTATTAAACATAAAATATTTGCGTGGATTTTCCAGTTTCGAAGGAAATTTCGCTATTTTAGATGACGATACCCAGTTGATAATTTCGAGAAGAAAGTACAACGAATTTAGAGATGCTGTAGATAAGTTTTCTAAACCTATTGATTAG
- a CDS encoding histidine kinase, whose translation MKKHLLISILALFITAIALGQNPFITNYTITDGLPSNKVFCVLQDKNGFMWFGTNAGIVRFDGTNYEHFTSKDGLSYNSIVRMKEDIEGRIWCLNIDGSVNYFYKNHFFNERISPFLGEIKTNFYYHDFFQDKDSTIYMYNGSGEVTIIKGNRYIDYIPSDLNGAVIFNITKSSNNNLLFWDSNRIVEKKSADEIVAIHPLDFNIINVTSSLDGMTYVCDMEGNIHLFKDSRLVLRNYISINSKMINDILFKDDLIWISTFDNGLFCYKNDSLIFHHRMDKIQNLILDAQNNIWTSSTTYGVFKINNGILKYRTIEAEAFKNMGVKAIAPSNSDFLWLTNGESLFIFKDGEIFDKKLTVSGNILDKINLLTDNTLIVNGTNTPLHIFKNLRIDPTNNTIVYDTYIKSVTHAKKPIVDQSESRVSFYLNDLLFYRELKDNYPQFRVNYNAWGRIRNIFYNYKQDIVVNGNSNRVISEDTINTDSIYSTFNGRWIASNVTIDSTSEVLQIEDADKSELVLIASDKIYKLIHNLENLIDLKLKDMIYFEKTLFLFNQRTIYFISNPTEVIQGTPAVLNRLDIEFNNINDIYCQDDILYVASDDGLTLIPVSECVNAVTTPTKPYFSKVLLDDEEVNLIDDEVSYKNKNRLSIGFSSLNFSSSITNYAYMLEGVNNDWITGTENQVVYLNLKPGKYTFRLKSRKNMEPYSEEIELPITVIPTFFQLLITKIASVLLLLLLGFIAIRSYYRRQLLVREKDNQLVTLENRALQSMMNPHFIFNSLGSIQKYLLQNKPEEAGTYLSQFARLIRQTMNSIKSNSVLLEDEVERLRNYIELEKVRMENRFEFNILIDEKLEDDDYNIPSMIVQPFVENAIWHGISQLQGKGKIAIRFNYVNEKSIEIVIEDNGIGFEKSKAFSKTKNHLNMASTLTQKRIQLIGEKYHVKTKIEFTDLYPEELNPGAKITLLVPIVD comes from the coding sequence GTGAAGAAACACCTGCTAATATCAATCCTGGCCTTATTTATTACTGCTATTGCTTTGGGGCAAAACCCGTTTATTACTAATTACACAATTACTGATGGACTGCCTAGCAATAAAGTCTTTTGTGTATTACAAGATAAAAATGGTTTCATGTGGTTTGGCACCAATGCAGGTATTGTTCGTTTTGATGGAACCAATTATGAACACTTTACCTCAAAAGATGGACTAAGTTACAACAGCATTGTTCGAATGAAAGAAGATATAGAAGGCAGAATATGGTGTCTGAACATTGATGGTTCTGTTAATTACTTTTATAAAAATCATTTCTTTAATGAACGAATTTCTCCATTTCTGGGCGAAATAAAAACAAATTTTTACTATCACGATTTTTTCCAGGACAAGGATTCAACTATCTATATGTATAATGGATCAGGTGAAGTTACTATTATAAAAGGGAACCGATATATCGACTACATACCCTCTGACTTAAATGGAGCAGTAATTTTTAATATCACCAAAAGCTCAAATAATAATCTGCTTTTCTGGGATAGCAACCGAATAGTTGAAAAAAAGTCTGCTGACGAGATTGTTGCAATTCATCCGTTAGATTTTAATATCATCAATGTTACCAGTTCTCTCGATGGAATGACTTACGTGTGCGACATGGAAGGAAATATTCATCTTTTCAAAGATTCCAGATTGGTTCTGAGGAACTACATATCCATTAACTCAAAGATGATAAATGATATCTTATTTAAGGATGATCTGATATGGATATCAACATTCGATAACGGGCTGTTTTGTTATAAAAACGACAGCTTGATCTTTCATCATCGAATGGATAAAATCCAAAATCTGATTCTTGATGCTCAAAACAATATTTGGACGAGTTCAACAACCTATGGTGTATTTAAGATTAATAACGGAATTTTAAAATATCGAACCATTGAGGCAGAAGCTTTTAAGAATATGGGAGTAAAAGCAATTGCTCCATCAAATAGTGATTTTCTTTGGCTTACCAATGGTGAATCATTATTCATATTTAAAGACGGTGAAATATTCGATAAAAAGTTAACTGTTAGTGGAAATATCCTCGACAAAATCAATCTACTAACTGACAACACGTTAATAGTTAATGGGACGAACACCCCTTTACATATTTTTAAGAACCTGAGGATAGACCCTACTAACAATACTATCGTTTACGATACATACATTAAATCAGTAACCCATGCAAAAAAACCGATAGTAGATCAATCTGAATCAAGAGTAAGCTTCTATTTAAATGATCTTTTATTTTATCGTGAACTAAAAGACAATTATCCGCAATTCCGGGTAAACTATAACGCTTGGGGAAGAATACGAAATATCTTTTATAATTATAAACAGGATATCGTTGTAAACGGAAATTCGAATCGTGTAATTTCAGAAGATACGATAAATACTGACTCCATTTACAGTACTTTTAACGGTAGGTGGATAGCTTCCAATGTAACTATAGATTCAACCAGTGAAGTATTACAAATTGAAGACGCAGACAAATCAGAACTAGTTTTAATAGCCAGTGATAAAATTTATAAACTGATTCATAATCTTGAAAATCTTATCGATCTGAAATTGAAAGATATGATTTATTTTGAGAAGACTCTTTTTCTATTTAATCAAAGAACCATTTATTTTATTTCAAATCCTACAGAAGTAATTCAAGGTACTCCGGCAGTTCTTAACCGCCTGGACATTGAATTCAATAACATCAACGACATATACTGCCAAGACGACATTTTGTATGTTGCATCGGACGATGGACTTACTCTTATTCCGGTAAGCGAGTGTGTTAATGCTGTAACAACACCAACAAAACCCTATTTTTCAAAGGTATTGCTAGACGATGAGGAAGTAAATCTCATTGATGATGAAGTAAGTTATAAGAATAAAAACAGGCTAAGCATAGGATTTTCAAGCCTTAATTTTTCATCATCGATAACAAATTATGCATACATGCTTGAAGGTGTAAACAATGACTGGATTACAGGAACAGAAAACCAGGTTGTCTACCTGAATTTAAAACCAGGCAAGTACACCTTCAGGTTAAAGTCTCGAAAAAACATGGAACCTTACAGTGAGGAGATTGAACTCCCTATCACTGTTATTCCAACATTTTTTCAACTTCTTATAACTAAAATAGCCTCCGTACTTCTACTACTTTTACTGGGATTTATCGCTATCAGAAGCTATTATCGCCGTCAACTTTTGGTAAGAGAAAAGGACAACCAGCTGGTTACGCTTGAGAACCGAGCTTTACAATCCATGATGAATCCACATTTTATATTTAATTCCTTGGGGTCGATTCAAAAATATCTTTTACAAAACAAACCGGAAGAAGCTGGAACATATCTTTCGCAGTTTGCACGATTAATTAGGCAAACCATGAATTCCATAAAATCAAACTCGGTATTGTTGGAAGATGAAGTTGAGCGCCTGAGAAACTACATAGAACTGGAAAAGGTAAGAATGGAAAACCGTTTTGAATTCAATATTCTCATCGATGAGAAGCTCGAGGACGATGATTATAACATTCCGTCGATGATTGTGCAGCCGTTTGTTGAAAATGCGATATGGCATGGCATTTCTCAATTGCAGGGCAAAGGGAAAATAGCAATCCGGTTCAATTACGTTAACGAAAAAAGTATAGAAATTGTAATTGAAGATAATGGGATCGGATTTGAGAAATCTAAAGCATTTTCAAAAACAAAGAACCATTTAAACATGGCCTCTACCCTCACACAAAAAAGGATTCAGCTAATTGGTGAAAAATACCATGTTAAAACCAAAATCGAATTTACCGACCTATATCCGGAAGAGCTAAATCCGGGTGCAAAAATAACGCTATTAGTGCCAATCGTGGATTAA
- a CDS encoding peroxiredoxin family protein produces the protein MKTIITILFALFFVPAFSQPNANVATGDKIIDFKAHLIDGTEVQLKEIYNQSPLVLIVLRGWPEYQCPVCTRQVGEFVEVADQFKNYGARVLMIYPGPSEVLQEKAEEFAEDFTFPEGFYIALDPNYSMVNKYGLRWDAPKETAYPSTFVIDTKGKVIFSKVSSSHGGRADVEEVIAALKGL, from the coding sequence ATGAAAACGATTATTACCATTTTATTCGCCTTATTTTTTGTTCCGGCATTTTCGCAACCCAATGCCAATGTTGCAACCGGAGATAAAATCATTGATTTTAAAGCACATCTAATTGATGGCACTGAAGTTCAGCTAAAAGAAATATATAATCAGTCGCCGCTTGTTCTGATTGTTCTGAGGGGCTGGCCCGAATACCAGTGCCCGGTTTGCACACGCCAGGTAGGAGAATTTGTTGAAGTGGCCGATCAATTTAAAAATTACGGAGCCAGGGTTTTGATGATTTATCCCGGACCATCGGAAGTGCTGCAGGAAAAAGCAGAAGAATTTGCCGAAGACTTTACGTTTCCTGAAGGATTTTACATTGCCCTTGATCCTAACTACTCGATGGTAAATAAATACGGTTTGAGGTGGGATGCTCCAAAAGAAACAGCTTATCCGTCAACTTTTGTGATTGATACAAAGGGGAAAGTAATTTTCTCAAAAGTAAGTTCAAGTCATGGAGGACGGGCCGATGTTGAAGAAGTTATTGCTGCTTTAAAGGGATTGTAG
- a CDS encoding methylmalonyl-CoA mutase family protein — protein MADKEQKLFTDFAPITTEEWEAKINADLKGKDYERSLVWKTYEGFKVRPYYRQENLAGKDYLESLPGEFPYVRGNNKTNNDWFIRQNIFVTDFEEANKKALEVLGKGITSLGFLFSECGSVTKESLGVLLKDICLEAAEINLVCPCDNCNCAEAFSAYVSEGNWDNDKVIASASIDPIGTFVLKGKLEEDAVAKLVPAVEAAKAVKNFRVVGVHGKFFANSGSSIAQELAFSLAQGAEYLTKLTEAGVSVDDAAKAIKFNMGISNNYFMEIAKLRAGRLLWSKIVEAYGPECKCSAKMIVHSETNRFNKTVYDPYVNMLRTQTEAMSATLGGAHSVTVLPFNAIYEETTPFSERIARNQQILLKEESHFDKIADPSAGSYYIETLTEALADQAWELFLAVQEKGGFIAAFKEGFVQAEVKAMAADRDKKIAQRRENLLGTNQFPNFTEEMKADFDGSLFEAVDLTEEGAEVETLKPYRGAQPFETLRYTTDMYARENKRPLAFMLTIGNLTFRKARAQFACNFFAVAGFDVQDNNGFATVEEGVAAAKAASADIVVVCSSDDEYAEIAPKVAEQLGEEILVVAGAPACADELKAKGITNFVHVKSNILDELKGYQDKLGI, from the coding sequence ATGGCAGATAAAGAGCAAAAACTGTTCACCGATTTTGCACCCATCACAACAGAAGAGTGGGAAGCAAAAATTAATGCCGATTTAAAAGGCAAAGACTACGAGCGCTCTCTCGTTTGGAAAACTTACGAGGGATTCAAAGTACGCCCGTATTACCGTCAGGAAAACCTTGCAGGAAAAGACTACCTGGAAAGCTTACCGGGAGAATTTCCATATGTGCGGGGAAACAATAAAACCAACAACGATTGGTTCATTCGTCAAAACATCTTTGTTACCGATTTTGAAGAAGCTAACAAAAAAGCTTTAGAAGTGCTTGGAAAAGGTATTACCTCTTTGGGATTCCTTTTTAGCGAGTGTGGTTCGGTTACCAAGGAAAGCCTGGGAGTGTTGCTAAAAGACATTTGTCTGGAAGCAGCCGAAATTAACCTGGTTTGCCCTTGCGACAACTGCAACTGCGCCGAAGCTTTTTCAGCTTATGTTTCGGAAGGCAACTGGGATAACGATAAAGTGATCGCTTCGGCATCAATCGACCCTATTGGCACTTTCGTATTAAAAGGTAAACTGGAAGAAGATGCAGTAGCTAAACTGGTTCCGGCTGTTGAGGCTGCAAAAGCCGTTAAGAATTTCCGCGTCGTTGGCGTTCATGGAAAATTCTTCGCAAACAGCGGATCATCAATCGCTCAGGAGTTGGCTTTTTCACTGGCTCAGGGAGCTGAGTACTTAACAAAACTTACCGAAGCCGGTGTTAGTGTTGACGATGCAGCCAAAGCGATCAAATTCAACATGGGTATCAGCAACAACTATTTTATGGAAATAGCCAAGTTGCGTGCCGGCCGACTTTTATGGTCGAAAATTGTTGAAGCTTACGGACCGGAATGCAAGTGTTCGGCAAAAATGATCGTTCACAGCGAAACCAACCGCTTTAACAAAACGGTTTACGATCCGTATGTAAACATGCTGCGTACACAAACCGAAGCAATGTCGGCCACTTTGGGCGGCGCACACTCGGTTACTGTACTTCCTTTTAACGCTATTTACGAAGAAACTACTCCATTCTCGGAGCGTATCGCACGTAACCAGCAGATCCTGTTAAAAGAAGAATCGCACTTCGATAAGATTGCCGATCCTTCAGCAGGTTCATACTACATTGAAACACTTACTGAAGCGCTGGCCGATCAGGCATGGGAGTTGTTCCTTGCGGTTCAGGAAAAAGGTGGTTTCATCGCTGCTTTCAAAGAAGGTTTTGTTCAGGCAGAGGTTAAAGCAATGGCTGCTGACCGTGATAAAAAGATCGCTCAGCGTCGTGAAAACCTGTTAGGAACCAACCAGTTCCCTAACTTCACTGAAGAGATGAAAGCTGATTTCGATGGTTCGTTGTTCGAAGCAGTTGACCTGACAGAAGAAGGTGCTGAAGTGGAAACATTGAAACCTTACCGCGGTGCTCAACCATTTGAGACATTGCGTTACACTACTGATATGTACGCTCGCGAAAACAAACGTCCACTGGCATTTATGCTTACCATTGGTAACCTTACTTTCCGTAAGGCACGTGCACAGTTCGCATGCAACTTCTTTGCAGTTGCCGGTTTCGATGTACAGGATAATAACGGATTTGCAACCGTTGAAGAAGGTGTTGCCGCAGCAAAAGCAGCAAGCGCCGATATCGTTGTGGTTTGTAGTTCGGATGATGAGTATGCTGAGATTGCTCCGAAAGTAGCTGAGCAATTGGGTGAAGAAATTTTGGTTGTTGCCGGAGCTCCTGCCTGTGCAGACGAGTTGAAAGCAAAAGGAATTACCAATTTCGTTCATGTAAAAAGCAACATTTTGGACGAGCTGAAGGGATATCAAGACAAGTTGGGAATCTAA
- a CDS encoding AMP-binding protein — translation MRDQTLAKLYSKAFHQNWEKQAFSDYEGGEYKYKDIASIIKSLHLFYQLAGLQRGDKIAVLGRNSSNWAATFLSAISSGLVIVPILPDFNKHDTNHIINHSESKIVIGAGALLEKVDLSFSENLQAIIKLEDFSFVAAKDENIQYKLNDGFQYYKENKLSKEAFVFEEWQPEEMCIISYTSGTSGFTKGVMIPERSLLSNIIFAREHMPLEAGNKIVSFLPMAHVYGLLFEFLFPVSVGCHITFLSKMPSPAVITKAFGEIKPHLILSVPLVIEKIYKKRILPAIEKPSVKLLLKLPVVSAIILKKIKAKMVETFGGRFFEIVIGGAPLSADVEAFFKRINFPFTIGYGMTECGPLISYEAWNKTMPASAGTLVDRMEVRINSEDQHNVVGEIQVKGENVMLGYYKNEKETEAVFTEDGWLKTGDLGVIDANNFIYIRGRSKNMLLGPSGQNIYPEEIEAKLCNQNYIAECVVVDRNHKLIALVYPDFESMKADNVDEKDLDSIMAENLKKANSELPKYENVSRIELVEEEFEKTPKRNIKRYKYV, via the coding sequence ATGCGTGATCAAACATTAGCAAAACTCTATTCAAAAGCTTTTCATCAAAACTGGGAAAAACAAGCCTTTTCAGATTACGAAGGAGGCGAATACAAATACAAAGATATTGCATCAATTATAAAATCGCTTCATTTGTTTTACCAGCTGGCAGGACTGCAACGCGGAGACAAAATAGCAGTACTGGGAAGAAATTCATCTAACTGGGCAGCAACATTTTTATCCGCAATTTCTTCAGGGCTGGTAATTGTGCCTATTTTACCCGATTTTAACAAACACGACACCAACCATATTATTAATCACTCCGAATCGAAAATTGTTATTGGTGCTGGCGCTCTATTAGAAAAGGTCGATCTTTCATTTTCCGAAAATCTTCAAGCCATAATAAAACTCGAAGATTTTAGTTTCGTTGCTGCAAAAGATGAAAATATCCAATATAAATTGAACGATGGATTCCAATACTACAAAGAAAATAAGTTAAGCAAGGAAGCTTTTGTTTTTGAAGAATGGCAACCCGAAGAAATGTGTATAATCTCTTACACATCGGGAACATCGGGATTTACAAAAGGAGTAATGATACCCGAACGAAGTTTATTATCAAACATTATATTTGCCCGCGAGCATATGCCATTAGAAGCCGGGAATAAAATTGTATCGTTTTTGCCAATGGCACATGTTTATGGCTTACTTTTCGAGTTTCTTTTCCCCGTAAGTGTGGGATGCCATATTACCTTTTTAAGCAAAATGCCTTCGCCGGCAGTAATTACAAAAGCTTTTGGAGAAATAAAACCTCACCTGATACTTTCAGTTCCGTTGGTGATTGAGAAAATATACAAAAAACGAATACTTCCTGCCATTGAAAAACCATCAGTTAAGCTATTGCTTAAACTGCCTGTTGTCTCCGCAATTATTCTTAAAAAGATAAAAGCAAAAATGGTTGAAACATTTGGCGGACGCTTCTTCGAAATTGTAATAGGAGGGGCACCATTAAGCGCCGATGTTGAAGCCTTTTTTAAACGTATAAACTTCCCGTTTACCATAGGATACGGAATGACAGAATGCGGACCGCTTATTAGCTACGAAGCCTGGAACAAAACAATGCCAGCATCAGCCGGTACGCTTGTTGACAGAATGGAAGTTCGCATTAATTCTGAAGATCAGCACAATGTGGTTGGCGAAATTCAGGTTAAAGGAGAAAACGTGATGTTGGGCTATTATAAAAACGAGAAAGAAACAGAAGCTGTTTTCACCGAAGATGGCTGGCTGAAAACCGGAGATCTTGGAGTAATTGATGCAAACAATTTCATATACATTCGCGGACGCTCGAAAAATATGTTGCTCGGCCCGTCTGGTCAGAATATTTATCCTGAAGAAATTGAAGCAAAATTGTGCAATCAAAACTACATTGCCGAATGTGTAGTTGTTGATCGTAACCACAAGTTGATAGCGCTTGTTTATCCTGATTTTGAATCGATGAAAGCGGATAACGTCGATGAAAAAGACCTGGACTCGATTATGGCTGAAAACCTGAAGAAAGCAAACTCGGAACTTCCAAAATATGAAAATGTTAGTAGAATTGAACTGGTTGAAGAAGAATTTGAAAAAACACCAAAAAGAAATATAAAACGGTACAAATACGTGTAA
- the scpA gene encoding methylmalonyl-CoA mutase: MKPNFKDINIKAATKQAKASDWAAKNNIKKDWLTPEQIPVKPVYTKEDLEGMEHLNYAAGLAPYLRGPYSAMYAMRPWTIRQYAGFSTAEESNAFYRRNLAAGQKGLSVAFDLATHRGYDSDHERVVGDVGKAGVAIDSILDMKILFDQIPLDKMSVSMTMNGAVLPVLAFYIVTGLEQGATLEQLSGTIQNDILKEFMVRNTYIYPPEFSMKIIADIFEFTSQNMPKFNSISISGYHMQEAGATADIEMAYTLADGLDYLRTGVKAGLDIDAFAPRLSFFWAVGMNHFMEIAKMRAARMIWAKLVKQFNPKNPKSMALRTHSQTSGWSLTEQDPFNNVGRTAIEAMAATLGGTQSLHTNALDEAIALPTDFSARIARNTQLYIQQETELCRSADPWAGSYYVEALTHELAQKAWAHIEEVEKLGGMAKAIETGVPKMRIEEAAARAQGRIDGGTQTIVGINKYRLEKEDPIDILDIDNTAVRKSQIERLEKLRAERNEEDVQKALAAITKAAETGEGNLLALSVEAAKKRASLGEISDACEKIAGRYKAVIRTIEGVYKAEAQDKSEFQEAQALAKKFAEMQGRQPRIMVAKMGQDGHDRGAKVVATGYADLGFDVDMGPLFQTPEESAKQAVENDVHVVGVSSLAAGHKTLVPAIIAELKKLGRDDIMVICGGVIPHQDYQYLYDAGAVAIFGPGTSVAGAGKKILEILIEAYKED; the protein is encoded by the coding sequence ATGAAACCGAATTTTAAAGATATAAACATAAAAGCAGCTACCAAGCAGGCGAAAGCATCTGACTGGGCTGCAAAAAATAACATCAAAAAAGACTGGTTAACACCGGAGCAGATTCCTGTTAAACCGGTTTACACCAAAGAAGACCTTGAAGGAATGGAGCACCTGAACTATGCAGCAGGTTTGGCACCTTACCTTCGCGGACCTTACTCGGCAATGTATGCTATGCGTCCATGGACGATCCGTCAGTACGCTGGTTTCTCAACTGCCGAAGAATCAAACGCATTCTACCGTCGTAACCTTGCGGCTGGTCAGAAAGGTTTGTCAGTGGCATTCGACCTTGCTACACACCGCGGATACGACTCGGACCACGAACGTGTGGTTGGCGACGTTGGTAAAGCCGGTGTGGCTATCGATTCTATCCTGGATATGAAGATCCTTTTCGATCAAATTCCACTGGATAAAATGTCGGTATCGATGACCATGAACGGTGCCGTTCTTCCTGTATTGGCATTTTACATTGTTACAGGTTTGGAACAAGGCGCTACATTAGAGCAACTTTCAGGAACGATCCAAAACGATATTCTGAAAGAATTTATGGTGCGTAACACTTACATTTACCCACCTGAGTTCTCGATGAAAATTATTGCCGACATTTTTGAGTTCACTTCTCAAAATATGCCGAAATTCAACTCAATCTCAATTTCGGGTTACCACATGCAGGAAGCAGGTGCAACTGCCGACATTGAAATGGCATACACCCTTGCCGACGGTTTGGATTACTTACGCACAGGTGTTAAAGCCGGTTTGGACATCGACGCTTTTGCACCACGTTTGTCGTTCTTCTGGGCTGTGGGAATGAACCACTTTATGGAGATTGCAAAAATGCGTGCAGCACGTATGATTTGGGCAAAACTGGTTAAACAATTTAACCCTAAAAACCCAAAATCGATGGCATTGCGTACGCACTCGCAAACTTCGGGTTGGTCATTAACTGAGCAGGATCCGTTTAACAATGTTGGCCGTACTGCTATTGAAGCAATGGCTGCAACATTAGGTGGAACACAAAGTTTACACACCAACGCACTTGATGAAGCGATTGCATTACCAACCGACTTCTCGGCACGTATTGCACGTAACACACAGTTGTACATCCAGCAGGAAACTGAACTTTGTCGTTCGGCCGATCCATGGGCAGGTTCGTATTACGTTGAGGCATTAACACACGAGCTGGCACAAAAAGCATGGGCACATATCGAAGAAGTTGAGAAACTTGGTGGTATGGCTAAAGCGATTGAAACCGGTGTACCTAAAATGCGTATCGAAGAAGCTGCAGCACGTGCACAGGGACGTATTGACGGTGGAACACAAACAATTGTGGGTATCAACAAATACCGTTTAGAGAAAGAAGATCCGATTGATATTTTGGATATCGACAACACTGCAGTTCGTAAATCGCAAATCGAAAGATTGGAAAAACTGCGTGCTGAGCGTAACGAAGAAGACGTACAAAAAGCGTTGGCAGCAATTACAAAAGCTGCCGAAACAGGCGAAGGCAACTTGTTGGCCTTGTCGGTTGAAGCCGCTAAAAAACGTGCTTCGTTAGGTGAAATTTCAGATGCTTGCGAGAAAATCGCAGGACGTTACAAAGCAGTAATCAGAACTATTGAAGGCGTGTATAAAGCAGAAGCACAAGACAAGTCTGAGTTCCAGGAAGCTCAGGCTTTAGCGAAGAAATTCGCAGAAATGCAGGGTCGTCAGCCACGTATTATGGTTGCTAAAATGGGTCAGGACGGACACGACCGTGGTGCAAAAGTTGTTGCTACCGGTTACGCCGACCTTGGTTTTGACGTTGATATGGGACCATTATTCCAGACTCCGGAAGAAAGTGCTAAACAAGCCGTTGAAAACGACGTGCACGTTGTAGGTGTTTCTTCATTGGCAGCCGGTCATAAAACACTTGTTCCTGCCATTATTGCTGAGCTGAAAAAACTGGGTCGCGACGATATCATGGTTATTTGCGGTGGTGTAATTCCTCACCAGGATTACCAATACTTGTACGATGCAGGTGCAGTTGCCATCTTCGGCCCTGGTACCAGCGTTGCAGGTGCAGGTAAAAAAATCCTTGAGATTTTGATTGAAGCTTATAAAGAAGACTAG